The Corynebacterium sphenisci DSM 44792 genome includes the window AGAGCTTCACCTGGTAACCGGCGTGGAACAGCGACTCCTCGTCGCGGTCGGTGACCGAGTCCACCAGGGTCTGCACCGTGGCCGCCACGGAGGTGCGCCGCCACAGCACGTCGCCGACGTTGTCCACCCCGTAGCGCAGCATGGCCAGCGGGTCCAGCCCGGACATGTCCCGGGCGTAGGCGGTGATGAGCTCCTTGCCGACCAGCTGCAGCAGCACCGTGTTGTCGCCCTCGAAGGTGGTGAACACGTCCGAGTCGGCCTTGTGCACGGTGAGCAGGTTCTCCGCCATGTAGCCGGCGCCGCCGCAGGCCTCGCGGCACTCCTGGATGGTGGCGGTGGCGTGCGCGGTGGCGGCGACCTTCACCGCGGCGGCGCGGGACTCCATCTCCCGCTGCTTCCACTGCTGCTCCTCGGTGGGGTTGGCCACGTCCCACTCCCCGGCGGCGATGAGCTTCTCCTGCTCGTGCAGGCGCTCGATGATCCTGTTCTGCAGCAGCGCCAGGGCGTAGCTGCGGGCCAGCGGCACGAGCAGGCGCAGCCGGTGCGTGCGGTGCTCCATGAGGGTCTTCTCGTGGCCGGGCACGCCCTCGAACTGGCGGCGGCGCATCGCGTAGCGCACCGCGATGGTGAGGCTGGAGCGGGTGGCCGCGCCGGCGGCGGCGCCGACGGAGATCCGGCCCCGGATCAGGGTGCCGAGCATGGTGAAGAAGCGGCGGTTCGGCGAGTCGATCGGGGAGGAGTAGGCGCCGTCCTCGGAGACCTCGGCGAAGCGGTTGAGCAGGTTCTCCCGGGGCACCCGGACATGATCGAAGCGGATCGTGCCGTTGTCGATCTGCACCAGTCCGCCCTTGATGCCGTGGTCGGTGATGGTCACCCCGGGCATCGGGTTGCCCTCGTCATCGCGGAAGGGCACCAGCACGCAGTGCACGCCGTGGCTCTCGCCGGGATCCCCGGAGGCGTCCGGGGTGTGCAGCTGGGCGAACACCGCGACCATCCGGCCGTGCGCGGCGGCGTTGCCGATGTAGGCCTTCGCCGAGGCCGGGGTCGGCGAGTTCACCACGAACTCCTTGGTCTCCCGGTCGTAGATCGCGGTGGTCTCCACGTTCTGCACGTCCGAGCCGTGGCCCAGCTCGGTCATGCCGAAGCTGCCGAGCAGCTTCAGGTCCATGATGTCCCTGACGTAGGCGCTGTGCCGCCCGGTGCCGAGGGCGTCGACCACCCCGCCCCACAGGCCCCACTGCACGCCGGACTTCACCATCACGGCGAGGTTGGCGTGGCCCATCATCTCCATCGCGGTGAGGCTGCCGCCGGTGTCGCCGGTGCCGCCGTGCGCCACGGAGAAGGAGCCGCGCTGCAGGCCGAACTCGGCCATCCGCCGCAGGCGGGGGATGAGCCACTCCCGGGCCTCGTCGAGGGGCAGGCCCGGCTCGGGGAGGAAGAAGGGGTCGTCGAGGAATCCCCGGACCCGCTCGCGCACATCGGCCCAGCGGCCGTCCAGGATGCGCTGCAGCCCCTCGGCGGCGGCGGGATCGGGGGTCAGGGGCAGTCGCGGCGGACGGCCGGCGTCGACGCCGCCGGCGGTCTTCGCGTCATCGTTGGTGCTCATGGGGGAAGGGTCGCATGCGAAGCCCGGGGAAACAATGTTCACGCACGATGCACGGGTGATTATCAGCGGCTGCTCAGCGAGTGCCCGGCCTACGGGGTTGGCATCGGGGGTGACGTGCGGTTTCGCGCGATTCCCGGGTGCCCCCGGAGGGGCCGCCGGCTCAGGGGCGGGCGACCTCCGGCCGGGCCGCCTCCGCCCCCTCGAGCAGCGCCGCCAGCGCCGCCTCGTCGGCGCCGCCGCAGCGGTCCAGCCAGCGGCCCAGCGCCTCGGCCTCCGCGGCGGTGACCCACAGCCGGTAGCGGTGCTTCACCGCGGTCTGCCGCGCCGCGTAGGCGCAGCGGAAGGCCCGGTTGGGCGGCTGCCAGGTCGCCGCGTCCCCGTCGCCCTTGGCCATGTTCGCCGGCCCGTCCACGGCGAGCAGGTTGAGCGGATCATTGGCCAGCGCCCGGCGCTCGTCCGGGTCCAGCGCCTGCGCCCCCTTCTGCCAGGCGTCGGAGAGCGCCACCACATGGTCCACGTGCACCGCCCGGGAGGTCTCCGGGCCGCGGCGGAAGCCGATCGCCTCGCCCGTGTACGGGTCGTCGAGCACCCCGGCGAGCACCACGCAGCCCCGGGTGCCCGGCTTCAGCTCCACCCGGCCCAGATCCCGGCGCAGGATGTCGTTGCGGGTGTCGCAGCCGTTGCGGCCCAGCGCCACCGGCACATCATCGCTCCAGCGCTGGCCGAACTCGGCGCGGTCGTAGCCGGTCCTCGGGGCGCGGCCCTTCACCGGCAGCTCCGCGAGCAGACCCCGGATCGCCGCCGCGGCCGGACCGGGGCCCTGCTCCGCCGGGGCCGGCGGGGCCGCGCCGGGGTCGGCGGGGGCGTGGATCGGCGGCGGCGCCGGCGGGGCCGGGTCGCCGGGCCCCGCCGGCGCGCAGCCGGCGAGGGCGAGCAGCGCGGCGAGCCCGCCCGCCGCGCGGCGGGGCGGGCGCGCGGTGGGGTGGGGCGGGCCGGCCATGCCCGCCGACCCTAGCCCGGTCCGGGACGCGCCCGGCCGGCGGGGTCGAACACCGCGGCCGGCGGCACCGGCCCCCGGATCCCGCCGGGGGTGTTTCGCCGGCGTTACACCACCCTTTCACCGCCGATCAATCCCCCCGAGCAGAATGTGACATAAATCACCTCAACCGTGTGACCTGGGGATATAAGGGTGGACTCGCTTTCCCCCCTGCTCCGCCCAGCCGCGACGATGAGCAGGTCACGCCCATGCGCCCCGCCGGGGCGCCCGCGGACGGCCGAGCGGCCGCCGGCGGGCGCCCCGGCGGGGCCGAACGGAAAAGGGGCCCCGCCATGCCCGAGAACACCAGCCAGACCGCCCCCGGCGGCACCCGCCCGCCGGGGCGCACCGGGCTCTACGACCCGCGCCGGGAGCACGACGCCTGCGGCGTCGCCTTCGTCGCCGACATGCACGGCCGCGCCGGCCGCGGCATCGTCGACCACGCCCTGGAGGCGCTGGCCAACATCGACCACCGCGGCGCCGCCGGGGCGGAGCCGAACACCGGCGACGGCGCCGGCATCCTGCTGCAGATCCCGGACGCCTTCTACCGGGCGGAGCTCTCCCGCGCCGGGGTGCTGCTGCCCCCGCCGGGCGCCTACGCCACCGGCATCGCCTTCCTGCCGCAGGCCCGGATGGCCACCCTGGACGCGATCCGCGCCGTGGAGGACATCTGCGCCGAGGAGGGCGTGGAGCTCATCGCCTGGCGCGACGTGCCCGTCGACGACTCCGCCCTGGGCGCCATGGCCCGCGCCGCGATGCCGGTGTTCCGGCAGGTCTTCCTCTCCGCGAAGGACCACGAGGGCAACCAGCTCTCCGGGATCGGCCTGGACCGCAAGATGTGGTTCGTGCGCAAGCGCTGCGAGCGCGAGCTCGGCGAGCGCGGCGCCGGGGAGGGCGCCGGCGGCGACACCGTGTACTTCCCCTCCCTCTCCGCCCGCACCATCGTCTACAAGGGGATGCTCACCACCCCCCAGCTGGGCCGGTTCTACCTGGACCTGCGGCGCGAGGAGCTCACCTCCGCGCTGGCCATCGTGCACTCCCGCTTCTCCACCAACACCTTCCCCTCCTGGCCGCTGGCGCACCCGCACCGGCTGGTGGCGCACAACGGCGAGATCAACACCGTGTGCGGCAACGGCAACTGGATGAACGCCCGGGAGTCGCTGATCCGCTCGGCGGCGCTGGGCAACATCGACCGGGCCCTGCCGGTGTGCGACCCGGCCGGCTCCGACACCGCCCGCTTCGACGAGGCCCTGGAGCTGCTGCACCTGGGCGGGCGCTCCCTGCCGCATGCGGTGATGATGATGATCCCGCAGGCCTGGGAGCACGACCCGGGCCTGGACCCGGCGGTGCGGGCCTTCTACGAGTACCACGCCTGCCTGATGGAGCCCTGGGACGGCCCGGCGGCGGTGGCCTTCACCGACGGCACCGTGATCGGCGCGGTGCTCGACCGCAACGGGCTGCGCCCGGGCCGGATCTGGGTGACCGACGAGGGCCTGGTGGTGATGGCCTCCGAGGCCGGGGTGCTCGACATCGCCCCGGAGCACATCGTGCAGCGCACCCGGGTGCGCCCGGGGGAGATGTTCCTGGTGGACACCTCCGCCGGCCGGATCATCGACGACGCCGAGATCAAGCGCGAGGTCGCCGCCACCGGCCCCTACCGGGAGTGGGTGGAGGCCGCCCTGGTGGAGGCCGCCGACCTGCCCCGGCGGCGCTACACCTACATGCCGCACCGGCGGGCGGTGCTGCGCCAGCGGGTGTTCGGGATCACCGAGGAGGACGTGGACCTGATCATCCGGCCGATGGCGCTCACCGGCGCCGAGGCCGTCGGCTCCATGGGCTCGGACACGCCCATCGCGGCGCTCTCCGGGCGGCCCCGGATGCTCTTCGACTACTTCTCGCAGCGCTTCGCGCAGGTCACCAACCCGCCCCTGGACTCCATCCGGGAGCATATGGTGACCAGCCTGCACACCCTGCTCGGCGCGGAGGCGGACGTGCTCAACCCCACCGCCGACGCCGCGCACCGGATCCGGCTGCCGCACCCGATCCTGGACAACCACGACTTCGTCACCCTGACCAGCCTCGGCGAGCACCCCGAGTACGCCGCCTTCGGGGCCACCGTGGTCTCCGGGCTCTACCCCGTCGCCCAGGGCGGCCGGGGCCTGCGCAACGCGATCCGCCGGGTGCGCCGGGAGGTCTCCGAGGCGATCGACCGCGGCGCCGGGATCATCGTGCTCTCCGACCGCGAATCCGACGAGTACAACGCGCCGATCCCCTCCCTGCTGCTCGCCTCCGCGGTGCACCACCACCTGGTGGAGGAGAAGACCCGCTCCCGGGCCTCCCTGGTGATCGAGGCCGGCGACGCCCGCGAGGTGCACCACATGGCCATGCTGGTGGGCTTCGGCGCGGACGCGATCAACCCCTACATGGCCTTCGAGACCATCGACGAGCTGCGCATGAAGAACCAGCTCGGCGACCTCACCCTCGACGAGGCCTGCGCGAACTACTGCGCGGCCGCGGCGAAGGGGCTGCTGAAGGTGATGTCCAAGATGGGCATCGCCGCGGTGCAGTCCTACCGCGGCGCCCAGCTCGCGGACGTGATCGGCCTGGCCCAGGACTTCCTCGACGAGTACTTCCCCGGCGCCGACTCCCCCCTCGGCGGGATCGGCCTGGAGGAGATCGCCGCCGACGTGGAGGCCCGGCACCGCGGCGCCTTCCTGCCCCGCCCCGAGGAGCAGGCGCACCGGGAGCTGGACCTCGGCGGGGAGTACAAGTGGCGCCGCGAGGGGGAGTACCACCTGTTCAACCCGGAGACCATCTTCACCCTGCAACACGCCACCCGCACCGGCCAGTACGCGGTGTTCCGGGACTACACCCGCCGGGTCGACGACCAGTCCACCCGGCTGGCCACCCTGCGCGGGCTGCTGGAGCTCGCCTCCGACCGGCCGCCGGTGCCGATCGAGGAGGTGGAGCCGGTCTCCGCCATCGTCAGGCGCTTCTCCACCGGGGCGATGAGCTACGGCTCCATCTCCGCGGAGGCGCACGAGACCCTGGCGATCGCGATGAACCGGCTCGGCGCGATGTCCAACTCCGGGGAGGGCGGGGAGGACCCGGCCCGCTTCGAGCGGGAGCCGAACGGGGACTGGCGGCGCTCCGCGATCAAGCAGGTCGCCTCCGGCCGCTTCGGCGTGACCAGCCACTACCTGTCGAACTGCACGGACATCCAGATCAAGATGGCGCAGGGCGCCAAGCCCGGCGAGGGCGGCCAGCTGCCGCCGCACAAGGTCTACCCCTGGGTCGCCGAGGTGCGGATCACCACCCCCGGGGTGGGCCTGATCTCCCCGCCCCCGCACCACGACATCTACTCCATCGAGGATCTCGCCCAGCTCATCTTCGACCTGCGCTGCGCCAACCCGGATGCCCGAATCCACGTCAAGCTGGTCGCCGAGGCCGGGGTCGGCACCGTCGCCGCCGGGGTGTCCAAGGCGCACGCCGACGTGGTGCTCGTCTCCGGCCACGACGGCGGCACCGGCGCCTCCCCGCTGACCAGCCTCAAGCACGCCGGCGGGCCCTGGGAGCTGGGCCTGGCGGAGACCCAGCAGACCCTCATGCTCAACGGGCTGCGGGACCGGATCCGGGTGCAGTGCGACGGGCAGCTGAAGACCGGCCGCGACGTCATGGTGGCCATGCTGCTCGGCGCCGAGGAGTACGGCTTCGCCACCGCCCCGCTGGTGGTGGAGGGCTGCGTGATGATGCGGGTCTGCCACCTGGACACCTGCCCGGTGGGGATCGCCACCCAGAACCCGGATCTGCGGGCGAAGTACACCGGCCGCGCCGAGCACGTGGTGAACTTCTTCACCTTCCTCGCCGAGGAGATCCGCGGCTACCTCGCCGAACTGGGCTTCCGCAGCGTCGACGAGGCCGTGGGGCACGTGGAGTGCCTGCGCCCGCGCACCGATCTGGACGCGCTGCCCCGGGCGCAGAAGCTGAGCCTGGAGCGGATCCTCGCCCCGGCGGAGTCCCCCTTCTTCCCGGACCAGGACCTGCGCCGCACCCGGGCGCAGGACACCGGCCTGGACGGGGTGCTCGACCAGGCGCTGATCGCCGAGGCCCGGGGGGCGCTCGACGCCGCCGCCCGCGGCGAGGCGCCGGAGCCGATCCGGCTGGCGCACCCGATCTCCAACGTGGACCGCACCGTGGGCACCCTGCTGGGGCACGCGGTCACCGCCGCCGGCGGCGCCGCGGGCCTGCCCGAGGACACCATCACCGTGGACCTGGCCGGCTCCGCGGGCAACTCCCTGGGCGCCTTCCTGCCCGCCGGGGTGACCCTGCGCCTGGAGGGCGACGCCAACGACTTCGTGGGCAAGGGCCTGTCCGGGGGCCGGATCATCGTGCGGCCCTCCCGCTCCGCCCCGCCCACCGCGGACCAGAGCGCGGACACCATCGCCGGCAACGTGCTCGGCTTCGGCGCCACCGGCGGCGAGCTGTTCATCCGGGGCACCGTCGGGGAGCGCTTCTGCGTCCGCAACTCCGGGGCGACCGCGGTGGTGGAGGGCATCGGCAACCACGGCTGCGAGTACATGACCGGCGGAGTGGTCGTGGTCCTGGGCCCGGTGGGCCGCAACTTCGCCGCCGGCATGTCCGGGGGCGTGGCCTACCTGCTCGACGACGGCACCGTCGCGGCGAAGGTGAACCCGGAGCTGGTGGACGTCGTCGCCCTCGACGCCGCCGAACGGGACCGGGTGGACCGGCTCATCGACCGGCACCGCGAGCTCACCGGCTCCGACGTCGGCGTCACCGCCGCCCAGCTCATCAAGATCATGCCCCGGGACTACGCCCGCGTGCTCGAGGTCATCGAGACCGCGCGCGCGGCGGACCGGGACGTCAACGACGCGATTATGGAGGCCGTGCGCAATGGCTGACCCCAAGGGATTCATGAAGCACCGCCGCGAGGAGCCCGGGCACCGCCCGGTGCCGCTGCGGCTGATGGACGCCCGGGAGATCTACGAGCCCGCCCCCGAGGGCCAGATCACCCGGCAGGCCGCCCGCTGCATGGACTGCGGCGTGCCCTTCTGCCACTC containing:
- a CDS encoding acyl-CoA dehydrogenase family protein, yielding MSTNDDAKTAGGVDAGRPPRLPLTPDPAAAEGLQRILDGRWADVRERVRGFLDDPFFLPEPGLPLDEAREWLIPRLRRMAEFGLQRGSFSVAHGGTGDTGGSLTAMEMMGHANLAVMVKSGVQWGLWGGVVDALGTGRHSAYVRDIMDLKLLGSFGMTELGHGSDVQNVETTAIYDRETKEFVVNSPTPASAKAYIGNAAAHGRMVAVFAQLHTPDASGDPGESHGVHCVLVPFRDDEGNPMPGVTITDHGIKGGLVQIDNGTIRFDHVRVPRENLLNRFAEVSEDGAYSSPIDSPNRRFFTMLGTLIRGRISVGAAAGAATRSSLTIAVRYAMRRRQFEGVPGHEKTLMEHRTHRLRLLVPLARSYALALLQNRIIERLHEQEKLIAAGEWDVANPTEEQQWKQREMESRAAAVKVAATAHATATIQECREACGGAGYMAENLLTVHKADSDVFTTFEGDNTVLLQLVGKELITAYARDMSGLDPLAMLRYGVDNVGDVLWRRTSVAATVQTLVDSVTDRDEESLFHAGYQVKLFRDREQNLLKSLVRRLRGAKKMEIADAVAAVDGAQDHLIACAWARIDSLLLEAMVEEEAAMAADDPALPVFNQLRNLFALSTIATHSGWYQEQNILGRLRTKAARAAVNDLVDSLGPWAGVLVDAFAVPRALVDVPMLSETPGVDGN
- a CDS encoding HNH endonuclease family protein; the protein is MAGPPHPTARPPRRAAGGLAALLALAGCAPAGPGDPAPPAPPPIHAPADPGAAPPAPAEQGPGPAAAAIRGLLAELPVKGRAPRTGYDRAEFGQRWSDDVPVALGRNGCDTRNDILRRDLGRVELKPGTRGCVVLAGVLDDPYTGEAIGFRRGPETSRAVHVDHVVALSDAWQKGAQALDPDERRALANDPLNLLAVDGPANMAKGDGDAATWQPPNRAFRCAYAARQTAVKHRYRLWVTAAEAEALGRWLDRCGGADEAALAALLEGAEAARPEVARP
- the gltB gene encoding glutamate synthase large subunit, translating into MPENTSQTAPGGTRPPGRTGLYDPRREHDACGVAFVADMHGRAGRGIVDHALEALANIDHRGAAGAEPNTGDGAGILLQIPDAFYRAELSRAGVLLPPPGAYATGIAFLPQARMATLDAIRAVEDICAEEGVELIAWRDVPVDDSALGAMARAAMPVFRQVFLSAKDHEGNQLSGIGLDRKMWFVRKRCERELGERGAGEGAGGDTVYFPSLSARTIVYKGMLTTPQLGRFYLDLRREELTSALAIVHSRFSTNTFPSWPLAHPHRLVAHNGEINTVCGNGNWMNARESLIRSAALGNIDRALPVCDPAGSDTARFDEALELLHLGGRSLPHAVMMMIPQAWEHDPGLDPAVRAFYEYHACLMEPWDGPAAVAFTDGTVIGAVLDRNGLRPGRIWVTDEGLVVMASEAGVLDIAPEHIVQRTRVRPGEMFLVDTSAGRIIDDAEIKREVAATGPYREWVEAALVEAADLPRRRYTYMPHRRAVLRQRVFGITEEDVDLIIRPMALTGAEAVGSMGSDTPIAALSGRPRMLFDYFSQRFAQVTNPPLDSIREHMVTSLHTLLGAEADVLNPTADAAHRIRLPHPILDNHDFVTLTSLGEHPEYAAFGATVVSGLYPVAQGGRGLRNAIRRVRREVSEAIDRGAGIIVLSDRESDEYNAPIPSLLLASAVHHHLVEEKTRSRASLVIEAGDAREVHHMAMLVGFGADAINPYMAFETIDELRMKNQLGDLTLDEACANYCAAAAKGLLKVMSKMGIAAVQSYRGAQLADVIGLAQDFLDEYFPGADSPLGGIGLEEIAADVEARHRGAFLPRPEEQAHRELDLGGEYKWRREGEYHLFNPETIFTLQHATRTGQYAVFRDYTRRVDDQSTRLATLRGLLELASDRPPVPIEEVEPVSAIVRRFSTGAMSYGSISAEAHETLAIAMNRLGAMSNSGEGGEDPARFEREPNGDWRRSAIKQVASGRFGVTSHYLSNCTDIQIKMAQGAKPGEGGQLPPHKVYPWVAEVRITTPGVGLISPPPHHDIYSIEDLAQLIFDLRCANPDARIHVKLVAEAGVGTVAAGVSKAHADVVLVSGHDGGTGASPLTSLKHAGGPWELGLAETQQTLMLNGLRDRIRVQCDGQLKTGRDVMVAMLLGAEEYGFATAPLVVEGCVMMRVCHLDTCPVGIATQNPDLRAKYTGRAEHVVNFFTFLAEEIRGYLAELGFRSVDEAVGHVECLRPRTDLDALPRAQKLSLERILAPAESPFFPDQDLRRTRAQDTGLDGVLDQALIAEARGALDAAARGEAPEPIRLAHPISNVDRTVGTLLGHAVTAAGGAAGLPEDTITVDLAGSAGNSLGAFLPAGVTLRLEGDANDFVGKGLSGGRIIVRPSRSAPPTADQSADTIAGNVLGFGATGGELFIRGTVGERFCVRNSGATAVVEGIGNHGCEYMTGGVVVVLGPVGRNFAAGMSGGVAYLLDDGTVAAKVNPELVDVVALDAAERDRVDRLIDRHRELTGSDVGVTAAQLIKIMPRDYARVLEVIETARAADRDVNDAIMEAVRNG